A single Anopheles arabiensis isolate DONGOLA chromosome 2, AaraD3, whole genome shotgun sequence DNA region contains:
- the LOC120895636 gene encoding uncharacterized protein LOC120895636: MRQRIWNRPRLVLLALAVLIGGWCNMVVVGIYDPRTAPHSRHHVHMMPEMHGAYSQVHHHRAQDPTPQQYIQTDQYQYAQPQKQHPSLVGPQQQHQQQQQQHGPSGPQYQPGVPLAPYPTETQRSPAYGRSQAYTQLPAPVPLAPRFGYGEEDRLIGETSPAAKLIRQPVHTLLKDFNGLECPEGRTGHFPYVMDCRQFLSCWKGRGFILNCAPGTLFNPNTRECDHPSKVSCLPVPSLNSVNEPANRAPPKLASYTDQRQPQQFQQQQRQPQYLQPQQSQRQQEELTCPPGVIGLRPHPTDCRKFLNCNNGARFVQDCGPGTAFNPLILTCDHLRNVDCDKSENVIVDYDRPTSRPVASGPTSHYYPSHIPAGSQPVPAVVNPHHQSRPTIPAPQQQTPPRQPPATGAPAHPDVEQIDTDHQPTESNFDEDYGEQPDADGEEPVYDGFDLRSNFGAPELVDRRRPKASRTQATTTAKPYPVYIRPPSRQPESLHRDPDVVQSVQRPVYVALPLEQTTPVPTSTTSRPLRTPFPTVRKEDIEIQQHLDALKLMLTPYMKEHKDTVALNTTKLSTMMTTTTTTTEPPPIVQVIGLPAPTPRNNYKPSSAAAAPYVLPRASEVNDFFYGASEPVPLASWPLPPPYITEPVEGPAKKEPESVVYPIYRRTTPTTTTTTTASPAPAPAISSRFGDNRPSWRPLIVPHATTTKTPTTTPSATTTSTTPRDPCYGKFNCGNGVCIDEAEVCDGRDGCGNRADEQVCDHIGYELKLSKKAQGSVEVRVYDRWGYVCDDGFTLEAGNVVCRELGFAGGAIEIKSHSYFPPNGTDPDEPEQQYGPFFMMDAVRCQGNESSLRECSFNGWGVSDCNREEVVGVVCRTPVMSCPQDYWLCHASEECIPVQFLCDNVRDCADGSDESPDHCKAPLAVRLVAGPTDREGRVEINYHGTWGTVCDDDFGVREARVICRQLGFNGTAEVRKSVYPPGVGQIWLDQVACNGTEPSIEDCVHWHWGEHNCGHTEDVGVRCGVYVPTKARAARLRATRPNPRFDFVERSRKIHPDTCGRVLIDPTLRKPTYGARVVHGSETVYGHHPWQASLRVKTMHWCGAVLITRYHVLTAAHCLIGYPKSTYRVRIGDYHTAAYDNAELDIFIENTYIHEQFREGHHMSNDIAVVVLKTPVRFNDYVQPICLPARDAPYLPGQNCTISGWGATEAGSKDSSYDLRAGTVPLLPDSVCRRPEVYGDSLIDGMFCAGTLEPGVDSCDGDSGGPLVCPNSEGLHTLTGIVSWGKHCGYANKPGVYLKVAHYRDWIEQKLNQSLHQHGV; the protein is encoded by the exons ATGCGGCAACGCATTTGGAATCGCCCGcggttggtgctgctggcaCTGGCCGTCCTGATCGGTGGATGGTGCAATATGGTGGTTGTTGGT ATTTACGACCCTAGAACGGCACCGCACAGCCGACATCACGTCCACATGATGCCGGAGATGCACGGCGCCTACAGCCAGGTCCATCACCATCGGGCACAGGACCCAACGCCCCAGCAGTACATCCAGACGGATCAGTACCAGTATGCACAGCCCCAAAAACAACATCCCTCACTGGTAGGCcctcaacagcagcatcagcaacagcagcaacaacatggTCCTTCCGGGCCACAGTACCAACCGGGAGTGCCACTCGCGCCCTACCCAACCGAAACCCAACGCTCTCCGGCCTATGGACGATCGCAGGCCTACACCCAGCTACCCGCTCCCGTCCCTCTGGCTCCCCGCTTTGGCTACGGCGAGGAGGATCGTCTGATCGGAGAAACGTCCCCCGCTGCGAAGCTGATCCGCCAACCGGTGCACACGCTGTTGAAGGACTTTAATGGGCTCGAATGTCCGGAGGGTAGAACGGGCCATTTTCCGTACGTGATGGACTGTCGCCAGTTTCTGAGCTGCTGGAAGGGACGGGGTTTCATTTTGAACTGTGCTCCCGGGACACTGTTCAATCCGAACACGCGGGAGTGTGATCATCCGTCGAAGGTGTCATGTCTCCCTGTGCCTTCGTTAAACAGCGTTAACGAACCGGCTAACCGTGCTCCACCGAAACTGGCCTCCTATACCGATCAGAGACAACCCCAGCAgttccagcagcaacaacgacagCCTCAGTACCTGCAGCCTCAGCAATCGCAGCGCCAGCAGGAAGAACTGACCTGTCCGCCGGGAGTGATTGGATTGCGGCCCCATCCGACCGATTGCAGGAAGTTCCTGAACTGCAACAACGGGGCCCGGTTCGTGCAGGACTGTGGGCCTGGAACTGCTTTCAATCCGCTCATCCTTACCTGCGACCATCTGCGCAATGTGGACTGTGACAAGTCGGAGAATGTCATCGTGGATTATGATCGTCCAACTAGTAGGCCTGTTGCATCCGGTCCCACCTCTCACTACTATCCCTCGCACATCCCGGCCGGTTCACAGCCAGTGCCGGCAGTAGTTAACCCACACCACCAGAGTCGTCCGACTATTCCCGCACCCCAGCAACAAACTCCACCAAGACAGCCGCCTGCCACGGGTGCGCCAGCCCATCCCGATGTGGAGCAGATCGATACGGATCATCAACCAACGGAATCTAACTTTGATGAAGACTACGGAGAGCAGCCGGATGCCGACGGGGAGGAGCCCGTCTACGATGGGTTTGATTTGCGCTCTAACTTTGGAGCACCGGAGCTAGTGGATCGTCGCCGGCCGAAAGCATCTCGAacgcaagcaacaacaactgcaAAGCCGTATCCGGTGTACATCCGGCCACCAAGCAGACAGCCCGAGTCGCTGCACCGTGACCCGGACGTGGTCCAAAGTGTTCAGCGACCGGTGTACGTTGCTTTGCCACTGGAGCAAACGACCCCTGTCCCCACCAGTACCACCAGTCGTCCGCTGAGAACGCCGTTCCCTACCGTACGCAAGGAAGACATCGAAATTCAGCAGCATCTGGATGCGCTCAAGCTAATGCTAACGCCGTACATGAAGGAGCACAAGGACACGGTCGCACTGAACACAACGAAGCTGAGCACGATGatgacgaccacgacgaccacgacaGAGCCACCGCCGATCGTGCAAGTGATTGGACTTCCGGCGCCTACGCCACGCAACAACTACAAGCCATCCTCAGCTGCCGCCGCTCCTTACGTGCTGCCGCGAGCGAGCGAAGTGAATGACTTTTTCTACGGTGCGTCTGAGCCGGTTCCGCTCGCTTCGTGGCCATTGCCGCCACCGTACATTACCGAGCCGGTGGAAGGACCCGCCAAGAAGGAGCCTGAATCCGTCGTTTACCCGATCTACCGTAGGACGACACCGACGacaaccaccacaaccacgGCAAGTCCGGCTCCTGCGCCGGCTATAAGCAGTCGGTTCGGTGACAATCGTCCCAGCTGGCGCCCGCTGATCGTACCGCATGCGACGACCACGAAAACGCCGACCACTACACCTTCCGCGACAACCACCTCGACGACACCGCGAGACCCGTGCTACGGCAAGTTCAACTGCGGCAATGGCGTTTGCATTGACGAGGCGGAAGTTTGCGACGGGCGCGATGGGTGCGGCAATCGGGCCGACGAGCAGGTGTGTGACCACATCGGGTACGAGCTGAAGCTATCCAAGAAGGCGCAGGGTAGTGTGGAGGTGCGTGTGTACGACCGCTGGGGTTACGTGTGTGACGATGGGTTTACGCTCGAGGCGGGCAACGTAGTGTGCCGTGAGCTTGGCTTTGCGGGCGGTGCAATCGAGATCAAATCGCACTCGTACTTCCCGCCGAACGGAACCGATCCGGACGAGCCGGAGCAGCAGTACGGTCCGTTCTTCATGATGGATGCCGTGCGGTGCCAGGGCAATGAAAGCTCGCTGCGCGAATGTAGCTTCAACGGTTGGGGTGTGAGTGATTGCAATCGCGAGGAGGTGGTGGGTGTCGTTTGCCGTACACCCGTCATGTCCTGCCCGCAAGACTACTGGCTCTGCCACGCCTCGGAAGAGTGCATCCCGGTGCAGTTCCTGTGCGACAATGTGCGCGACTGTGCGGACGGGTCGGACGAATCGCCGGACCATTGCAAGGCGCCACTGGCCGTCCGGCTCGTCGCGGGCCCGACCGATAGGGAAGGACGCGTGGAGATCAACTACCACGGCACGTGGGGCACGGTGTGTGACGATGATTTCGGTGTGCGGGAGGCACGCGTCATCTGCCGGCAGCTGGGCTTCAACGGGACGGCCGAGGTGCGCAAGAGCGTCTACCCACCGGGTGTGGGGCAGATCTGGCTCGATCAGGTCGCGTGCAACGGTACGGAACCATCGATCGAGGACTGTGTGCACTGGCACTGGGGCGAGCATAACTGCGGCCACACGGAGGACGTCGGTGTGCGGTGCGGCGTGTACGTACCGACGAAGGCACGGGCCGCGCGGCTGCGGGCGACACGCCCCAATCCACGGTTCGATTTtgtggaacgatcgcgcaaaATCCATCCCGACACGTGCGGGCGCGTACTGATCGATCCAACGCTACGCAAACCGACGTACGGCGCGCGGGTGGTGCATGGCTCGGAGACGGTGTACGGCCATCATCCGTGGCAGGCGTCGCTGCGCGTGAAGACGATGCACTGGTGTGGGGCGGTGCTGATTACGCGCTACCACGTGCTGACGGCCGCGCACTGTCTGATCGGCTATCCGAAGAGCACGTATCGGGTGCGGATCGGCGACTATCATACGGCGGCGTACGACAACGCGGAGCTGGACATTTTCATCGAGAACACGTACATTCACGAGCAGTTCCGCGAGGGCCACCACATGAGCAACGACattgcggtggtggtgctgaagACGCCCGTCCGGTTCAATGACTATGTGCAGCCAATCTGTCTGCCGGCGCGCGATGCACCGTACCTGCCGGGACAGAACTGTACCATCTCGGGCTGGGGAGCGACCGAGGCCGGTTCGAAGG ACTCATCGTACGATCTGCGAGCGGGAACGGTTCCCCTACTCCCGGACAGCGTATGCCGAAGGCCGGAAGTGTACGGTGACTCGCTGATCGATGGCATGTTCTGTGCTGGAACGCTCGAGCCAGGTGTCGATTCGTGCGATGGTGATTCCGGTGGACCGTTGGTGTGTCCCAATAGTGAAG GACTGCACACACTGACCGGCATAGTGTCGTGGGGCAAGCACTGTGGCTATGCGAATAAACCGGGCGTCTACCTGAAGGTGGCACACTACCGGGATTGGATTGAGCAGAAGCTGAATCAATCACTTCATCAGCACGGTGTTTGA